From one Halosimplex rubrum genomic stretch:
- a CDS encoding GAF domain-containing protein produces the protein MPELIVLCVDADETECAATRQALVADGEVEVTVADSVAAAGDALEAGGVDCVVTDYDLPDGTGLDVAARVRETTPDTPCILFTDASPDRIDTADREDVVVEYLPRATPDAREALARMVGNLVSQRTQVGYPLPTREDERLAALEQYDRPGMAAADAFDRLTALARTHFDVNVAFVGVIDAHEERFLACAGASWETLSREDSMCTHTILRDDLMVVEDTHTDDRFADNDRLDELDIRAYAGVPLETPRGATIGAFCLTHDEPRSFTGDELVDLRRFAAEAMDQLELRRQLNGSGDDHGTDGDERDAIERTGTGSGDDGGDGP, from the coding sequence ATGCCCGAACTGATTGTGTTGTGCGTCGACGCCGACGAAACCGAGTGCGCGGCTACGCGCCAGGCTCTCGTCGCGGACGGCGAAGTCGAGGTGACGGTGGCCGATTCGGTCGCTGCGGCGGGCGACGCCCTCGAAGCGGGGGGCGTCGACTGCGTCGTCACCGACTACGACCTCCCGGACGGGACCGGCCTCGATGTCGCCGCGCGGGTCCGGGAGACGACGCCCGACACGCCCTGTATCCTCTTTACCGACGCGTCGCCCGACCGGATCGACACCGCCGACCGCGAGGACGTGGTCGTCGAGTACCTCCCGCGGGCCACCCCCGACGCCCGAGAAGCGTTAGCTCGCATGGTCGGGAACCTCGTCAGCCAGCGCACGCAGGTCGGTTACCCGCTCCCGACGCGGGAGGACGAACGACTCGCCGCGCTCGAACAGTACGACCGTCCGGGCATGGCGGCCGCCGACGCGTTCGACCGGCTGACGGCGCTCGCCCGCACGCACTTCGACGTGAACGTCGCCTTCGTCGGCGTGATCGACGCCCACGAGGAGCGCTTTCTCGCCTGCGCGGGCGCCTCCTGGGAGACGCTCTCCCGCGAGGACTCGATGTGTACCCACACGATCCTCCGGGACGATCTGATGGTCGTCGAGGACACCCACACCGACGACCGGTTCGCCGACAACGACCGCCTCGACGAGCTCGACATCCGCGCCTACGCCGGCGTCCCGCTGGAGACGCCGCGCGGCGCGACGATCGGCGCCTTCTGCCTCACGCACGACGAGCCGCGCTCGTTCACCGGCGACGAACTCGTCGACCTACGGCGATTCGCCGCCGAGGCGATGGACCAACTCGAACTGCGTCGCCAGCTCAACGGGTCCGGAGACGACCACGGGACGGACGGAGACGAGCGCGACGCGATCGAACGCACGGGGACGGGGTCCGGAGACGACGGCGGTGATGGGCCGTGA
- a CDS encoding DUF7504 family protein: MSLQEPTYTFENLPLRGVETGTNILVTGPALGGIRELTMRMLLRRHSREGTLFIAADVDGRETLSGYEALGGDLDFARVGVVDCTENGADDESCNVHAVGSPADLTGAGIEFSSLYERIHENGAARVRTGVYTLSPFVVYAPAKSVFRFVHTLTGRIRAADGLGVCAIDPDAVDDQTLSSIAQAFDGQVELREVDGQRAIRVRGLPDQPDGWQPVEFDTA; this comes from the coding sequence GTGAGCCTGCAGGAGCCGACGTACACGTTCGAGAACCTGCCCCTGCGAGGTGTCGAGACGGGGACCAACATCCTCGTCACCGGGCCGGCGCTGGGCGGTATCCGCGAGCTGACGATGCGGATGCTCCTGCGCCGGCACTCCCGCGAGGGGACGCTGTTCATCGCCGCCGACGTCGACGGCCGCGAGACGCTGTCGGGCTACGAGGCGCTCGGGGGGGACCTCGACTTCGCGCGGGTCGGCGTCGTCGACTGTACGGAGAACGGGGCGGACGACGAGAGCTGCAACGTCCACGCGGTCGGGAGCCCGGCGGACCTGACCGGCGCGGGCATCGAGTTCTCCTCGCTGTACGAGCGGATCCACGAAAACGGCGCCGCGCGGGTCCGCACCGGCGTGTACACGCTCTCTCCGTTCGTCGTCTACGCGCCCGCCAAGTCCGTGTTCCGCTTCGTCCACACGCTGACCGGCCGCATCCGCGCCGCCGACGGCCTCGGCGTCTGCGCCATCGACCCCGACGCCGTCGACGACCAGACCCTCTCGTCGATCGCCCAGGCGTTCGACGGCCAGGTCGAACTCCGCGAGGTCGACGGCCAGCGCGCCATCCGCGTCCGCGGGCTCCCCGACCAGCCCGACGGCTGGCAGCCCGTCGAGTTCGACACCGCCTGA
- the purS gene encoding phosphoribosylformylglycinamidine synthase subunit PurS, translating to MTAYTATVEVRLKHGVLDPEAETTGRALERLGFELEELRAADLFEVDLDAESADGAAERAGEMAERLLANPTIHDYEVTVEER from the coding sequence ATGACTGCCTACACCGCGACGGTCGAGGTCCGCCTGAAACACGGCGTGCTCGACCCGGAGGCGGAGACGACCGGCCGCGCGCTCGAACGGCTCGGCTTCGAACTCGAGGAGCTGCGGGCCGCCGACCTGTTCGAGGTCGACCTCGACGCCGAGAGCGCCGACGGCGCGGCCGAGCGCGCCGGCGAGATGGCAGAGCGCCTCCTCGCCAACCCGACCATCCACGACTACGAGGTCACCGTCGAGGAACGATGA
- the purQ gene encoding phosphoribosylformylglycinamidine synthase I, which produces MTVAVVQFGGSNCDRDTVQALAHLGIDADLVWHEDGLPEETTGVVLPGGFSYGDYLRAGAMAARSPVMDEVREAADAGTPVLGICNGAQIGCESSLTPGAFTTNESARFQCERVTLRVENADTPWTEGFDEGEVVEFPIAHGEGRYEIDDNRLDELEADGRVLFRYCDEDGNVTPEANPNGSKHSVAGVLGDRDSVAVLMPHPERVSLPDIGSTDGQGVLRAFGE; this is translated from the coding sequence GTGACCGTCGCCGTCGTCCAGTTCGGCGGGTCCAACTGCGACCGCGACACCGTCCAGGCGCTCGCCCATCTCGGCATCGACGCCGACCTCGTCTGGCACGAGGACGGCCTGCCCGAGGAGACGACCGGCGTCGTCCTCCCCGGCGGCTTCTCCTACGGCGACTACCTGCGGGCCGGCGCGATGGCCGCCCGCTCGCCCGTCATGGACGAGGTCCGCGAGGCCGCCGACGCCGGCACGCCCGTTCTCGGCATCTGCAACGGCGCACAGATCGGCTGCGAGTCGTCGCTCACGCCCGGCGCCTTCACCACCAACGAGAGCGCCCGCTTCCAGTGCGAGCGGGTCACCCTCCGCGTCGAGAACGCCGACACGCCGTGGACCGAGGGCTTCGACGAAGGCGAGGTCGTCGAGTTCCCCATCGCCCACGGCGAGGGTCGCTACGAGATCGACGACAACCGTCTGGACGAACTCGAAGCCGACGGCCGGGTCCTGTTCCGCTACTGCGACGAGGACGGGAACGTGACTCCCGAGGCCAATCCCAACGGCTCGAAACACAGCGTCGCGGGCGTCCTCGGCGACCGCGACTCCGTCGCCGTCCTGATGCCCCACCCCGAGCGCGTCTCCCTGCCCGACATCGGCTCGACCGACGGCCAGGGCGTCCTTCGCGCGTTCGGCGAGTAG